The Hevea brasiliensis isolate MT/VB/25A 57/8 chromosome 1, ASM3005281v1, whole genome shotgun sequence genome has a window encoding:
- the LOC110661458 gene encoding uncharacterized protein LOC110661458 isoform X2: MQSIEFFPLTVGFILGFTIGYFFTALIGEVMGEELLGSNSSTSTTAIDSSNIGFQLLKKHGWKEGTGLGVSEQGRLEPLQACLKNNKRGLGADKVKKRTPKPLESLIAKDQNEKEHSPSKKSKTLSKKQRKMQQLEKHLQEKEFERAFYREFWPDNV, translated from the exons ATGCAAAGTATTGAATTTTTTCCCCTTACAGTTGGGTTCATTTTGGGGTTTACAATTGGGTATTTCTTCACTGCTTTGATAG GAGAAGTTATGGGTGAGGAATTATTGGGTTCAAACAGCTCTACAAGTACCACAGCCATCGATTCCTCCAATATAGGCTTTCAG CTATTGAAGAAGCATGGGTGGAAAGAAGGTACTGGTCTTGGAGTTTCTGAGCAA GGGAGGTTAGAGCCATTACAGGCATGTCTGAAAAATAATAAACGAGGTCTAGGAGCAGATAAAGTGAAGAAGAGGACACCTAAGCCTCTTGAATCTCTTATCGCCAAGGATCAAAATGAGAAG GAACATTCACCTTCAAAAAAGTCCAAGACACTTTCTAAGAAACAAAGGAAGATGCAACAGTTAGAAAAGCATTTGCAAGAGAAGGAATTTGAGCGGGCCTTTTATCGGGAGTTCTGGCCAGATAACGTTTGA
- the LOC110661458 gene encoding protein pxr1 isoform X3 — translation MGEELLGSNSSTSTTAIDSSNIGFQLLKKHGWKEGTGLGVSEQGRLEPLQACLKNNKRGLGADKVKKRTPKPLESLIAKDQNEKFQEHSPSKKSKTLSKKQRKMQQLEKHLQEKEFERAFYREFWPDNV, via the exons ATGGGTGAGGAATTATTGGGTTCAAACAGCTCTACAAGTACCACAGCCATCGATTCCTCCAATATAGGCTTTCAG CTATTGAAGAAGCATGGGTGGAAAGAAGGTACTGGTCTTGGAGTTTCTGAGCAA GGGAGGTTAGAGCCATTACAGGCATGTCTGAAAAATAATAAACGAGGTCTAGGAGCAGATAAAGTGAAGAAGAGGACACCTAAGCCTCTTGAATCTCTTATCGCCAAGGATCAAAATGAGAAG TTTCAGGAACATTCACCTTCAAAAAAGTCCAAGACACTTTCTAAGAAACAAAGGAAGATGCAACAGTTAGAAAAGCATTTGCAAGAGAAGGAATTTGAGCGGGCCTTTTATCGGGAGTTCTGGCCAGATAACGTTTGA
- the LOC110661458 gene encoding protein pxr1 isoform X1, whose translation MQSIEFFPLTVGFILGFTIGYFFTALIGEVMGEELLGSNSSTSTTAIDSSNIGFQLLKKHGWKEGTGLGVSEQGRLEPLQACLKNNKRGLGADKVKKRTPKPLESLIAKDQNEKFQEHSPSKKSKTLSKKQRKMQQLEKHLQEKEFERAFYREFWPDNV comes from the exons ATGCAAAGTATTGAATTTTTTCCCCTTACAGTTGGGTTCATTTTGGGGTTTACAATTGGGTATTTCTTCACTGCTTTGATAG GAGAAGTTATGGGTGAGGAATTATTGGGTTCAAACAGCTCTACAAGTACCACAGCCATCGATTCCTCCAATATAGGCTTTCAG CTATTGAAGAAGCATGGGTGGAAAGAAGGTACTGGTCTTGGAGTTTCTGAGCAA GGGAGGTTAGAGCCATTACAGGCATGTCTGAAAAATAATAAACGAGGTCTAGGAGCAGATAAAGTGAAGAAGAGGACACCTAAGCCTCTTGAATCTCTTATCGCCAAGGATCAAAATGAGAAG TTTCAGGAACATTCACCTTCAAAAAAGTCCAAGACACTTTCTAAGAAACAAAGGAAGATGCAACAGTTAGAAAAGCATTTGCAAGAGAAGGAATTTGAGCGGGCCTTTTATCGGGAGTTCTGGCCAGATAACGTTTGA
- the LOC110661431 gene encoding uncharacterized protein LOC110661431 isoform X2, producing the protein METPTKIGMLESFMKNHQNSLKSLFQRKRSSNSSEDGAFDSPGISPRPIPQLSPLANSVVARCSKILGVPTHELQHHFDIELPESVKQLFTYARNFLEFCSYQALNSVTRRPDYLSDKDFRRLTYDMMLAWEAPSVEIDSHHKEIASPSNRLEEDEDGPSLFYSSSTNMAVQVDDTSTVGREAFARIAPACAVVADVMTVHNLFDALTSSSGDRLHFLIYDKYLHSLDKIIRAAKNTPGNVNLQLAEGEIILDVDGTVPTQPILQHVGISAWPGRLTLTNSALYFESLGVGLYDKAVRYDLATDMKQVIKPELTGPLGARLFDKAVMYKSASVVEPVYFEFPEFKGNSRRDYWLDICLEILHAHKFIRKNNFKETQQLEVLAKAILGIFRYRAVRESFQFFSSHYKTVLPFKLAESLPRGDMILQTLLSRLALLNITASPRSVEGFAYAKQQPKLSPVALLTLVRLGFPLQNESNFDGEEMATGDLCAGETNPLEIAVKQSVSDIGRAEAAQATVDKVKVEGIDTNVAVMKELLFPVIELASRLQLLASWEDPFKSIVFLMLCCYVILRHFNRKEPVEAFKVRAPPNKNAVEQLLTLQEAITQVEALIQSGNIILLKIRALLIAVLPQATERIALLLVLIAAMFAFVPLRHLFLLVFLEAFTREMPYRKESSDRLRRRLREWWNRIPAAPVQLIKLDENKKKK; encoded by the exons ATGGAAACGCCGACTAAGATTGGAATGCTGGAGAGTTTCATGAAGAACCACCAAAATTCCTTGAAATCGCTATTCCAGAGAAAGAGATCATCAAATTCAAGCGAAGATGGCGCATTCGATTCACCTGGCATTTCCCCCAGACCCATTCCTCAACTATCACCTCTCGCAAACTCCGTCGTCGCTCGCTGTTCCAA GATCCTTGGAGTCCCTACGCATGAGTTACAGCATCATTTCGACATTGAGCTACCCGAAAGCGTTAAGCAACTTTTCACTTACGCTAGGAACTTCCTTGAATTCTGCTCATACCAAGCCCTCAATTCGGTCACCAGACGCCCTGATTATTTGAGCGACAAGGACTTCCGTCGCTTGACCTATGACATGATGCTCGCGTGGGAGGCCCCCAGTGTTGAGATCGATTCGCATCACAAA GAAATTGCCTCTCCCAGTAACCGGCTAGAAGAGGATGAGGACGGGCCTTCACTGTTTTATTCAAGTTCCACTAATATGGCTGTTCAG GTTGATGACACAAGTACTGTTGGCCGAGAGGCTTTTGCACGCATAGCTCCAGCTTGTGCTGTTGTTGCAGATGTAATGACTGTCCACAATCTTTTTGATGCTCTCACAAGCTCTTCAGGCGATCGACTTCATTTTCTTATTTATGATAAATACCTTCACAGCCTTGACAA GATTATTAGAGCTGCAAAAAATACACCAGGAAACGTAAATCTTCAGCTTGCTGAGGGAGAGATCATTCTTGATGTTGATGGGACAGTTCCAACTCAGCCAATTCTGCAGCATGTTGGAATCTCAGCGTGGCCTG GGCGGTTAACATTGACTAATAGTGCTCTCTACTTTGAGTCGTTGGGAGTTGGTCTATATGATAAAGCTGTTAGATATGATCTGGCAACGGATATGAAACAGGTCATAAAACCAGAATTGACTGGACCATTGGGTGCTCGTCTCTTTGATAAAGCTGTGATGTATAAATCAGCATCAGT AGTGGAGCCTGTTTATTTCGAGTTTCCTGAATTTAAAGGTAATTCTCGACGAGATTATTGGTTGGATATATGTCTTGAGATCCTGCACGCACACAAGTTTATTAGAAAAAACAACTTCAAAGAGACACAGCAACTGGAGGTACTTGCAAAGGCTATTCTAGGCATCTTTCGATATCGTGCTGTCAGAGAATCTTTCCAATTTTTCTCATCCCATTACAAAACTGTACTGCCTTTTAAACTGGCTGAAAGTCTTCCCAGGGGAGATATGATCTTGCAAACTCTGTTAAGTCGACTAGCACTTCTAAATATAACTGCTTCCCCACGCAGTGTTGAAGGATTTGCATATGCAAAACAGCAACCAAAACTTTCACCAGTTGCACTTCTGACGCTTGTTCGACTTGGTTTTCCTTTACAAAATGAGTCAAATTTTGATGGAGAAGAAATGGCAACAGGAGATCTTTGCGCTGGTGAGACAAATCCGCTGGAGATAGCTGTAAAACAGTCAGTGTCAGATATTGGAAGAGCTGAAGCTGCACAGGCAACTGTGGATAAAGTGAAGGTTGAAGGGATTGATACAAATGTTGCAGTAATGAAG GAGCTGCTGTTTCCAGTCATTGAATTAGCTAGCCGTCTTCAACTCTTGGCTTCTTGGGAAGATCCATttaaatcaattgtgtttctgatGTTATGCTGCTATGTTATTTTAAG GCATTTCAATAGAAAGGAGCCGGTAGAGGCCTTCAAAGTTAGAGCTCCCCCCAATAAAAATGCTGTAGAGCAGCTGCTGACATTACAAGAAGCTATCACACAGGTTGAGGCACTAATTCAATCTGGGAATATTATTCTCCTGAAGATTAGAGCTCTTTTAATTGCTGTCCTCCCACAG GCTACGGAAAGGATTGCTCTGTTACTGGTTCTCATTGCTGCTATGTTTGCATTTGTGCCCTTGAGACACTTATTTCTATTGGTATTCTTAGAGGCCTTCACAAGGGAAATGCCTTACAGAAAAGAAAGCAGTGATAGGTTGCGGAGACGATTAAGAGAATGGTGGAACAGGATACCGGCAGCTCCAGTTCAGCTGATTAAACTTGATGAGAATAAGAAAAAGAAGTGA
- the LOC110661519 gene encoding mitochondrial intermembrane space import and assembly protein 40 homolog yields the protein MGQAQSEVASTPEPEVDQTQSQLSSSVTPHNSRPDTPMESLIAEAVAYGNNENESLDAKAQRALECPCIADLRNGPCGIQFSDAFLCFLKSTAEEKGSDCVHPFVALQNCIKAKPDAFSKDILEEEVKKEEKPAQEYRIIPPKWSRESPSPKL from the exons ATGGGTCAAGCTCAGAGCGAGGTGGCCTCAACCCCAGAGCCAGAGGTAGATCAAACTCAGAGCCAGCTTTCATCGTCCGTTACACCACATAATTCTCGGCCAGATACTCCAATGGAATCTCTTATTGCAG AAGCTGTAGCATATGGAAACAATGAGAATGAG TCTCTTGATGCAAAAGCTCAGAGAGCACTAGAATGCCCGTGCATAGCTGACTTGCGCAATGGCCCATGTGGGATTCAGTTTTCAGATGCCTTCCTTTGCTTTCTCAAAAGTACTGCCGAGGAAAAG GGTTCAGACTGCGTGCATCCTTTTGTGGCTTTGCAGAATTGTATCAAAGCTAAGCCTGATGCATTTTCCAAGGACATTTTAGAAGAGGAagtgaagaaagaagaaaagccAGCCCAAGAATACAGAATAATCCCTCCCAAATGGTCACGGGAATctccaagccccaaactttag
- the LOC110661501 gene encoding lipoyl synthase, chloroplastic isoform X2 — protein MMEQSLSNPSISIPRSFHFSSYHSHSYFYNYKCTSPSQIRCLSVDSSNAAIEIHNYSSAAKKKGPYPGGMMGSHTGRDPNVKKPEWLRQRAPQGDRFQEVKHSLSRLNLNTVCEEAQCPNIGDCWNGGGDGIATATIMLLGDTCTRGCRFCAVKTSRNPAPPDPTEPLNTAQAIASWGVDYIVLTSVDRDDLPDGGSGHFAQTVQAMKAVETLVHSGLDVFAHNIETVKRLQRIVRDPRAGYEQSLSVLKHAKLRKEGMITKSSIMLGLGETDDELKEAMADLRAIDVDILTLGQYLQPSPLHLTVKDYVTPEKFSFWKEYGESIGFRFVASGPLVRSSYRAGELFVKTMVRERTNAAAAES, from the exons ATGATGGAGCAATCCCTTTCTAATCCTTCAATCTCCATCCCCAGATCCTTTCATTTCTCTTCTTATCATTCCCATTCCTATTTCTATAACTACAAATGTACTTCTCCTTCACAAATTCGATGTTTATCTGTGGATTCATCCAATGCTGCAATTGAGATTCACAATTATTCCTCGGCTGCCAAGAAGAAGGGGCCCTACCCAGGCGGAATGATGGGTTCACACACTGGGAGAGATCCCAATGTGAAGAAGCCTGAGTGGTTGAGGCAGAGAGCTCCTCAAGGGGATAGGTTTCAAGAGGTCAAACACTCTCTCTCTCGCTTGAATCTCAACACTGTCTGCGAGGAAGCTCAATGCCCCAACATTGGTGACTGTTGGAATGGGGGCGGCGACGGTATTGCAACCGCTACTATCATGCTTCTCGGGGATACATGTACTCGTGGTTGCAGATTTTGTGCCGTTAAAACCAGCAGAAATCCTGCACCCCCTGATCCTACGGAGCCTCTAAACACTGCTCAGGCCATTGCAAGCTGGGG tGTGGACTATATTGTACTAACGAGTGTAGATAGAGATGATCTTCCTGACGGTGGAAGTGGACATTTTGCCCAGACTGTTCAGGCTATGAAG GCTGTAGAAACTTTGGTACATTCGGGTTTAGATGTTTTTGCCCACAACATTGAGACTGTGAAACGGCTGCAACGAATTGTTAGGGACCCTCGAGCTGG GTATGAACAAAGTTTATCAGTTTTGAAACATGCTAAGCTCCGTAAGGAGGGAATGATAACAAAATCTTCTATAATGCTGGGTCTTGGGGAAACTGATGATGAGTTGAAGGAAGCTATGGCTGATTTAAGGGCAATAGATGTTGATATTTTGACACTTGGACAATATTTACAG CCAAGTCCCTTACACTTGACTGTTAAAGATTATGTTACACCAGAGAAATTTTCATTCTGGAAGGAATATGGAGAGTCTATTGGATTCCGATTTGTAGCCAGTGGGCCTCTG gttcGGTCCTCTTATAGGGCGGGGGAGCTGTTTGTGAAGACAATGGTGAGAGAAAGGACCAATGCCGCCGCTGCGGAATCCTAG
- the LOC110661431 gene encoding uncharacterized protein LOC110661431 isoform X1 has product METPTKIGMLESFMKNHQNSLKSLFQRKRSSNSSEDGAFDSPGISPRPIPQLSPLANSVVARCSKILGVPTHELQHHFDIELPESVKQLFTYARNFLEFCSYQALNSVTRRPDYLSDKDFRRLTYDMMLAWEAPSVEIDSHHKEIASPSNRLEEDEDGPSLFYSSSTNMAVQVDDTSTVGREAFARIAPACAVVADVMTVHNLFDALTSSSGDRLHFLIYDKYLHSLDKIIRAAKNTPGNVNLQLAEGEIILDVDGTVPTQPILQHVGISAWPGRLTLTNSALYFESLGVGLYDKAVRYDLATDMKQVIKPELTGPLGARLFDKAVMYKSASVVEPVYFEFPEFKGNSRRDYWLDICLEILHAHKFIRKNNFKETQQLEVLAKAILGIFRYRAVRESFQFFSSHYKTVLPFKLAESLPRGDMILQTLLSRLALLNITASPRSVEGFAYAKQQPKLSPVALLTLVRLGFPLQNESNFDGEEMATGDLCAGETNPLEIAVKQSVSDIGRAEAAQATVDKVKVEGIDTNVAVMKELLFPVIELASRLQLLASWEDPFKSIVFLMLCCYVILRGWTRYMLPFIFICSAVFMFLRRHFNRKEPVEAFKVRAPPNKNAVEQLLTLQEAITQVEALIQSGNIILLKIRALLIAVLPQATERIALLLVLIAAMFAFVPLRHLFLLVFLEAFTREMPYRKESSDRLRRRLREWWNRIPAAPVQLIKLDENKKKK; this is encoded by the exons ATGGAAACGCCGACTAAGATTGGAATGCTGGAGAGTTTCATGAAGAACCACCAAAATTCCTTGAAATCGCTATTCCAGAGAAAGAGATCATCAAATTCAAGCGAAGATGGCGCATTCGATTCACCTGGCATTTCCCCCAGACCCATTCCTCAACTATCACCTCTCGCAAACTCCGTCGTCGCTCGCTGTTCCAA GATCCTTGGAGTCCCTACGCATGAGTTACAGCATCATTTCGACATTGAGCTACCCGAAAGCGTTAAGCAACTTTTCACTTACGCTAGGAACTTCCTTGAATTCTGCTCATACCAAGCCCTCAATTCGGTCACCAGACGCCCTGATTATTTGAGCGACAAGGACTTCCGTCGCTTGACCTATGACATGATGCTCGCGTGGGAGGCCCCCAGTGTTGAGATCGATTCGCATCACAAA GAAATTGCCTCTCCCAGTAACCGGCTAGAAGAGGATGAGGACGGGCCTTCACTGTTTTATTCAAGTTCCACTAATATGGCTGTTCAG GTTGATGACACAAGTACTGTTGGCCGAGAGGCTTTTGCACGCATAGCTCCAGCTTGTGCTGTTGTTGCAGATGTAATGACTGTCCACAATCTTTTTGATGCTCTCACAAGCTCTTCAGGCGATCGACTTCATTTTCTTATTTATGATAAATACCTTCACAGCCTTGACAA GATTATTAGAGCTGCAAAAAATACACCAGGAAACGTAAATCTTCAGCTTGCTGAGGGAGAGATCATTCTTGATGTTGATGGGACAGTTCCAACTCAGCCAATTCTGCAGCATGTTGGAATCTCAGCGTGGCCTG GGCGGTTAACATTGACTAATAGTGCTCTCTACTTTGAGTCGTTGGGAGTTGGTCTATATGATAAAGCTGTTAGATATGATCTGGCAACGGATATGAAACAGGTCATAAAACCAGAATTGACTGGACCATTGGGTGCTCGTCTCTTTGATAAAGCTGTGATGTATAAATCAGCATCAGT AGTGGAGCCTGTTTATTTCGAGTTTCCTGAATTTAAAGGTAATTCTCGACGAGATTATTGGTTGGATATATGTCTTGAGATCCTGCACGCACACAAGTTTATTAGAAAAAACAACTTCAAAGAGACACAGCAACTGGAGGTACTTGCAAAGGCTATTCTAGGCATCTTTCGATATCGTGCTGTCAGAGAATCTTTCCAATTTTTCTCATCCCATTACAAAACTGTACTGCCTTTTAAACTGGCTGAAAGTCTTCCCAGGGGAGATATGATCTTGCAAACTCTGTTAAGTCGACTAGCACTTCTAAATATAACTGCTTCCCCACGCAGTGTTGAAGGATTTGCATATGCAAAACAGCAACCAAAACTTTCACCAGTTGCACTTCTGACGCTTGTTCGACTTGGTTTTCCTTTACAAAATGAGTCAAATTTTGATGGAGAAGAAATGGCAACAGGAGATCTTTGCGCTGGTGAGACAAATCCGCTGGAGATAGCTGTAAAACAGTCAGTGTCAGATATTGGAAGAGCTGAAGCTGCACAGGCAACTGTGGATAAAGTGAAGGTTGAAGGGATTGATACAAATGTTGCAGTAATGAAG GAGCTGCTGTTTCCAGTCATTGAATTAGCTAGCCGTCTTCAACTCTTGGCTTCTTGGGAAGATCCATttaaatcaattgtgtttctgatGTTATGCTGCTATGTTATTTTAAG GGGTTGGACCAGGTACATGTTGCCATTCATTTTCATATGCTCTGCAGTTTTCATGTTCTTGCGTAGGCATTTCAATAGAAAGGAGCCGGTAGAGGCCTTCAAAGTTAGAGCTCCCCCCAATAAAAATGCTGTAGAGCAGCTGCTGACATTACAAGAAGCTATCACACAGGTTGAGGCACTAATTCAATCTGGGAATATTATTCTCCTGAAGATTAGAGCTCTTTTAATTGCTGTCCTCCCACAG GCTACGGAAAGGATTGCTCTGTTACTGGTTCTCATTGCTGCTATGTTTGCATTTGTGCCCTTGAGACACTTATTTCTATTGGTATTCTTAGAGGCCTTCACAAGGGAAATGCCTTACAGAAAAGAAAGCAGTGATAGGTTGCGGAGACGATTAAGAGAATGGTGGAACAGGATACCGGCAGCTCCAGTTCAGCTGATTAAACTTGATGAGAATAAGAAAAAGAAGTGA
- the LOC110661501 gene encoding lipoyl synthase, chloroplastic isoform X1, which yields MMEQSLSNPSISIPRSFHFSSYHSHSYFYNYKCTSPSQIRCLSVDSSNAAIEIHNYSSAAKKKGPYPGGMMGSHTGRDPNVKKPEWLRQRAPQGDRFQEVKHSLSRLNLNTVCEEAQCPNIGDCWNGGGDGIATATIMLLGDTCTRGCRFCAVKTSRNPAPPDPTEPLNTAQAIASWGVDYIVLTSVDRDDLPDGGSGHFAQTVQAMKKLKPKIMIECLTSDFRGDLKAVETLVHSGLDVFAHNIETVKRLQRIVRDPRAGYEQSLSVLKHAKLRKEGMITKSSIMLGLGETDDELKEAMADLRAIDVDILTLGQYLQPSPLHLTVKDYVTPEKFSFWKEYGESIGFRFVASGPLVRSSYRAGELFVKTMVRERTNAAAAES from the exons ATGATGGAGCAATCCCTTTCTAATCCTTCAATCTCCATCCCCAGATCCTTTCATTTCTCTTCTTATCATTCCCATTCCTATTTCTATAACTACAAATGTACTTCTCCTTCACAAATTCGATGTTTATCTGTGGATTCATCCAATGCTGCAATTGAGATTCACAATTATTCCTCGGCTGCCAAGAAGAAGGGGCCCTACCCAGGCGGAATGATGGGTTCACACACTGGGAGAGATCCCAATGTGAAGAAGCCTGAGTGGTTGAGGCAGAGAGCTCCTCAAGGGGATAGGTTTCAAGAGGTCAAACACTCTCTCTCTCGCTTGAATCTCAACACTGTCTGCGAGGAAGCTCAATGCCCCAACATTGGTGACTGTTGGAATGGGGGCGGCGACGGTATTGCAACCGCTACTATCATGCTTCTCGGGGATACATGTACTCGTGGTTGCAGATTTTGTGCCGTTAAAACCAGCAGAAATCCTGCACCCCCTGATCCTACGGAGCCTCTAAACACTGCTCAGGCCATTGCAAGCTGGGG tGTGGACTATATTGTACTAACGAGTGTAGATAGAGATGATCTTCCTGACGGTGGAAGTGGACATTTTGCCCAGACTGTTCAGGCTATGAAG AAACTAAAGCCTAAGATCATGATAGAGTGCTTAACCTCTGATTTTCGTGGTGACTTAAAGGCTGTAGAAACTTTGGTACATTCGGGTTTAGATGTTTTTGCCCACAACATTGAGACTGTGAAACGGCTGCAACGAATTGTTAGGGACCCTCGAGCTGG GTATGAACAAAGTTTATCAGTTTTGAAACATGCTAAGCTCCGTAAGGAGGGAATGATAACAAAATCTTCTATAATGCTGGGTCTTGGGGAAACTGATGATGAGTTGAAGGAAGCTATGGCTGATTTAAGGGCAATAGATGTTGATATTTTGACACTTGGACAATATTTACAG CCAAGTCCCTTACACTTGACTGTTAAAGATTATGTTACACCAGAGAAATTTTCATTCTGGAAGGAATATGGAGAGTCTATTGGATTCCGATTTGTAGCCAGTGGGCCTCTG gttcGGTCCTCTTATAGGGCGGGGGAGCTGTTTGTGAAGACAATGGTGAGAGAAAGGACCAATGCCGCCGCTGCGGAATCCTAG
- the LOC110661514 gene encoding uncharacterized protein LOC110661514: MALLAAAASSSSSQLLLRPKIPKLSFPSTPTPFSPLLFSNSPSLLRQRAVGILFAAAAKSSSNAISNDSSSQKSTSKNPSKDKNKKAVEEEEEIEVEELPWIQEKALDLVEFTGSVTQAIPGPRVGQSSLPWILALPLAYAGITFVIAFVKTLKKFSSPKEKHRRLVNKNAMLCKSIDELFQKGGDALQQSALKVLENKTGFSMEDILRKYIRYALNEKPFNAELVANLIQLRRVSTLDDSQVADIVNDISRRIVKEKGPVVMDMTGYTERGFKRKLAVQALFGKVYYLSELPEFCSMDSSLVVKEIFGVTDEDADKLRLHTLSEAGDLDSLDKMVDSSDSDTEDYDDHSSNAP; this comes from the exons ATGGCTTTACTTGCTGCGGCTGCTTCCTCTTCTTCATCTCAACTACTTCTTCGACCCAAAATTCCGAAACTTTCATTTCCCTCTACCCCCACGCCCTTTTCTCCCTTATTATTCTCAAATTCTCCTTCTTTGCTTAGACAGAGAGCGGTAGGAATTCTTTTTGCTGCCGCAGCTAAGAGCAGTTCCAATGCTATCTCAAACGACAGCAGCAGCCAGAAATCAACCTCGAAAAACCCTAGTAAAGATAAAAATAAGAAAGCCGTCGAAGAAGAGGAAGAGATAGAGGTGGAGGAGTTGCCATGGATTCAAGAGAAAGCCTTGGACCTGGTGGAGTTCACGGGCTCTGTCACTCAAGCCATTCCTGGGCCCAGAGTTGGCCAGAGTTCCTTGCCTTGGATTCTTGCCCTCCCTTTGGCCTATGCTGGTATAACCTTTGTCATTGCTTTTGTTAAGACTCTAAAGAAGTTTTCTTCTCCCAAAGAGAAGCACAGGAGACTG GTCAATAAAAATGCTATGCTATGCAAATCTATAGATGAATTATTTCAAAAAGGTGGAGATGCATTACAACAGTCAGCCCTGAAGGTACTGGAGAATAAG ACAGGTTTTAGCATGGAGGATATCTTGCGCAAGTACATCCGGTACGCATTGAATGAGAAACCATTTAATGCAGAACTGGTTGCCAACTTAATCCAGCTTAGGAGAGTGTCAACATTGGATGACTCTCAAGTTGCTGACATTGTGAATGACATCTCAAGACGGATTGTGAAGGAAAAAG GCCCAGTTGTCATGGATATGACAGGGTATACCGAAAGAGGATTTAAGAGAAAACTTGCTGTGCAAGCCCTTTTTGGAAAGGTGTATTATTTATCTGAG CTGCCGGAGTTTTGTTCGATGGATAGCTCCTTAGTGGTCAAGGAGATATTTGGGGTTACAGA TGAGGATGCTGACAAACTTCGCCTGCACACTCTTTCTGAAGCTGGTGATTTGGATTCACTTGATAAGATGGTTGATAGTTCAGATTCTGATACAGAAGATTATGATGATCACTCATCTAATGCTCCTTGA